ttccaatgaatattcagggttgatttcttttatgattgactggtttgaccttcttgttgtccaaatgactctcaagagtcttctccaacaccagagttcaaaagcatcaatttttcagtgctcagctttccttatggtccaactcttggaCCATGGATATACATGACTAtggggaaaaaccatagctttgactagatgaatctttgtcagcaaagtgatgtctctgctttttaatataccgtCCAGGTTTGtcggtttttcttccaagaagcaagcatcttttaatttcatggctgtagtcaccatctgtagtgattttggagcccaagaaaataaagtctgtcactgtttacccAGCTacttgccatgaactgatgggaccagatgccatgatctcagtttttttaaatgttgagttttaagcagccttttcactctcctctttcaccttcatcaagaggctctttacttcctctttgctttctgccacaagggtggtgtcatcagcatatctgaagttattgataattctcccagcaatcttgattccagcttgtgcttcatccagtccatctgcatataaattatataagcaaagtgacaatatacagccttgtcatactcctttcccaattttgaaccagtctgttgttccatgtctggttctaactgttgcttcttgacctgcatacagatgtctcaggaggcaggtaaggtggtctggtattcccactctttatgaattttccacagtttgttatgatccacagtcaaaaggtttagcacagtcaatgaagcagaaatgatgtttttctggaactcttttgctttttctggaacttgctATGATCCatcagacgttggcaatttgatctctgattcctctgccttttctaaatccagcttcaacatctggaagttctccgttcatgtactgttgaagaattctgagcattactttgctagcatgtgagatgagtgcaattgtgtggtagtttgaacattcattggcattgcccttctttgggattggaatgaaaactgatcttttccagttgtgtggccactgctgagttttccaaatttgctggcatattgggtacagcactttaactgcaccatcttttaggattttaaatagctcagctggaatttcatcacctccactagatttgtctgtagtgatgcttcctaaggcccacttgacttcacactccaggttgtctggctctaggtgagtgatcacaccatcgtggttatctgggtcatgatgatcttttttgtacagttcttataatctcagatatgcagatgacaccacccttatggcagaaagtgaagaggaactaaaaagcctcttgatgaaagtgaaggtggagagtgaagaagttggcttaaagctcaacattcagaaaacgaagatcatggcatccggtcccaccacttaagatggggcaacagtggaaacagtgtcagactttatttttctgggctccaaaatcactacaaatggtgactgcagccatgaaattaaaagacacttactccttggaaggaaagttatgaccaacttagatagcatattcaaaagcagagacattaatttgccaacaaaggtccggctagtcaaggctatggtttttcctgtggtcatgtatggatgtgagagttggactgtgaagaaggctgagcaccaaagaattgatgcttttgaactgtggtgttggagaagactcttgagagtcccttggactgcaaggagatccaaccagtccattctgaaggagatcagccctgggatttctttggagggaatgatgctaaagctgaaactccagtactttagccaccttatgcgaagagctgactcattggaaaagactctgacgctgggagggattgggggcagaaggggaagaggaccacagaggatgagatggttcgatggcatcactgactcgatggacatgagtctgagtgaactccgagagttggtgatggacagggaggcctggcgtgctgcgattcatggggtcgcaaagagtcggacacgactgagcgactgatctgatctgatctgatctgtgtattcttgccacctcttcttaatatcttctgcttctgttaggtccataccatttcggtcctttatggtgcccatctttatatgaaatgttcccttggtatctctaattttcttgaagagatctctaatctttcctattctattgttttcctctatttttttgcattgattaccgaggaaggctttcttatctctccttgctgttctttggagctctgcattcagatagatatattttctcttttctcctttgtcagggcttccctgataactcagttggtaaagaatccgcctgcaattcgagaccccggtttgattcctggattgggaagatctgctgtagacgggataggctacccactccaatattcttaggcttcctttgtgcctcaactggtaaagaatccgcccgtaatacggaagacctgggttcgatccctgggttgggaagatcccctggaaaagggaaaggctaccccctccagtattctggtctggagaattccatggagcgtatagtccatgggatcgcaaagagtcggacacgactaagcgactttcacttcactttctcctttGCGTTTCACTTCCAGAAGTTCCGCACTGGAAGTGGGGTTGGacttccttgagggcaggggtgggtccTACTTAAAGGGGTGGGTCCTACTTAAAGGCTCAGCAACTCATAGCGGCGGGCTGAGCCTGTGCCAGCCAGGTCAGAGGCTCCCCCACATCCtagtttttcctcctcctcttctcccttccctttgctttccttcttcctctgcaCTCCCTCTCTCCCAGCCCTGAGGTGCACCGGGTCCTCTCTCAGTTCCACTTCTGCCGGGTGTGCCTCCCTCCTCCCGCTTCTTGCGCCGCCTGGGTCCCGGCAGCTGCAGTTCCCCCAGAGGCCTACAGAGGGAGCTGCCGCGCCACCTGCGGGGCAGTGCGGCTGCGGCGCGCGCTTCCTGTGAGGTCAGGTGGGAGGAAGCGGCCTGGGAGCCGCGGGGAGTGGACGCCACCGAGGCCCGGGAGCCGCGCCCGCAGGTGAGTGTTCGAGACCCTGGGCGCGGGGGAGCGAGGGTGCACTCCTCCCTTCCCCTGGGCCTGGTCTCGGAGTCGGGCTCGGCTGCCCGGGCAGCGGCCCCTCCCACCCCGGCAGCGCGCCCTGCCACCCccgttccccacccccacctccctcagTGCTGGAAGGGCCCACCGCACCCTCAGCCCACCCAGCGGGGCGGGATGGCAAGGCACAAAGGGACTGCGGAGGACCTTGGACCCTCTTGGTTATTTGCAGGGGCCAGCAGGCTTCGAAAAGGGGATCCGCCTGTCCATGCCTTGGGCAAGGGAAAAGGGCTCTTAACCCCTTTTGGCGTGTGTGTCACGAGTGCTTTTGAAAATTTAGACGAAAACTGTGGCTcatattctgaaaaataatggCCTTGACCCAGATTCGGGGAGAAGCGTGGAAGGACCCCCACCTCCAGCCATGGACTCCCTTGGGGCCCTTCcccctccttttctcccttcccctcccagatCCGCAGCAGCACCCCCGTCCTGTATTTCGGGAAGGCTGGCCCCGCCCTCCTGGTGTTACCTGAGAGGTGAGGGGCTGCTGAGGGTAAGCCCTTTGCAGGAAAGCAGCTCTGAAGTGGGCCCTGTCTCCTGCGGGCAGAAGGCCTGAGTCCCTAGCATCTCCCCGAAGAACAGCACACTGGACCATTGCTTAACGGAAGGGAAATGGAGACACTGAACTCCACACTTAGTAACAGAGAGGGACCTTGGGCCAGAGTTCTTCGTTTCATGCTCTTTCTCTGCTGCCCATGTATGGGTGGTCCTAGGTGAGTGAGGTAAGCCCCTCTGGGTCGCTAGCTGTAGCAGCCCTACAAGATTGTTGGGAGGTGTGAGTGAGATGAGCCTTGGTGGACTTGATGAGCAAGAGTTGTCATCTCCTTTGTTGCTGGCGGTGGTGATTAATAATaaaacttccttctccaaggatctttttttttttttggccctgcagCAACTGGGAACTTACACGTGCCCCTACACTGgggtgaggagtcttaaccactgggctgtcagggaagtccctccaaggGTCCTTTTGATAGTTTTCCTAGTGGGCTCTTTCAAACAGTGagtatttgtttctcttctttttattagCTAGACACACCATCTGCTCAGCCTGGGTCACCAATGTGAGCACCCAGAATCGCAGTTTTTCCCACTGAAAGCAAGCATCTCTTTGGTGAATGTTTTCCTTCAGGTGTTTTGAGGCCTGGGGAAAGGTGCAGCCTGGAAGGATGGTTCGGATCTTGGCCAATGGGGAGATTGTGCAGGATGATGACCCCCGCGTGAGGAATACTACCCAGCCACGCAGTAGTACTCCTCGACAGGTAGGCACCCAGCCCTGTGGATGAGAGCAGCTGGTCTCCTGTCCAATGTACCAGTTACTTCTTCGCTCCCAGAGGCTCCCTTGCTGGTGATTAACCTTTTCTACTGAAGCCCTGTTTATAGAGAGCAGGGATGGGCAGCCTGGGGGTTTAAGGCTTGGGGAAAACCCCAGTAGATTTATTTCtcagcctcctgcctccccagctctccttcctccaggcagccttcccaGACTTCAAACCCAAGAGCTCTCTCCCTTAGTCTGGTCAGCAACCCCTACTGGAGCCAGCATCTTTTAGAGTCTGTTGGATGAGAGAGAAGCTGGAGAATAAGTGGAGAAGATGAGCCCATGGCCGCATGATGAGGGgttgaaaagaaggaaggaggaggttgAAAATGTCCTCCCAGAAGCCACACCCTGTAGTCTTACCCTGttgcctccttcctctctcacGTGACGTAGGGAACATGGATTGGCATTTTCTATGCTCTGAGAGCTTGTGACTCAGTGGTTGGGCTTCGTATGAGTAGCATTTGGGAATTGCTGAGAAAGGAGGGTGTGGCCCCAGGTGGTCTTAGGGGAGGGCAGgcatcctcctgcctccaatgccTCAACTCCAGGGAAGCTTTCTCTGGATTCATtcgtctctctctgtcttcaccTCACAGAGCTTTCTCAATAGGGGCCACGGTGCCTCCCTGGGGGGTCCCGGCCCCCGCCAGCAGCAGGCAGGCGCCAGGCTGGGTGCTGCTCAGTCCCCCTTCAATGACCTCAACCGGCAGCTggtgaatatgggcttcccacagTGGCATCTGGGCAACCACGCCGTGGAGCCGGTGACCTCCATCCTGCTGCTGTTCCTGCTCATGATGCTCGGCGTGCGCGGGCTCCTGCTGGTGGGCCTCGTCTACCTGGTGTCCCACCTGAGTCAGCGGTGACCTCCAGGGGCTGCTGGGGGGCAGGTGTGTGGGAGAGGGAGCTGCGGGGCCTTGGTGTGAGAGCAGGCACGTGGGGAGGAGCTCCACACCGGTGCCTTGAGGGTGCGCTCAGAGAGCCTTGTGTGCACATCGTGTTACGCAAGAGGCAGAGGGAGCCTCTAGTCCAACATTCCCAAAGGATCGGGTGATCCCCACTTCATTCCCTTGAGACACGTTTAGCTAGTGTCAGACATTAAGCACAAAGTCACAGTAAGAGAGGGATTCTCTTTCCAATTCTCTTCCAATCCTTTTATGCCAAGAAGAAAGTCTCCTCTAGGTGCCAATGTGTTCTCATGCCCAGAACACGGGCTGGCTTCCCCGTTACTAGGGAGCAGGCCTGGGCTTAGTGGGAAAAGTTTCCAGACTTTTATAGCTCTGTTCCATTTTAATGGTATATTTTTATTGGCTACCTTTTATTTATGACACGTGGTACTGGTATTCTACGTATTGTGGTGGCATtttcaataaagaaatttaagTAAAAGTGTGTCCACGTAAAGACATGCATAGTACGGCTGCATGGAGATCTGGAAGACGTGGTGAGGGTGGTTTGGGAGTGGCTGGGGCTGGTGAAATGGGCAGAGGGGGGCATTGACCTTGCAGGGTGGTTTCCAGCCTTTTCCCTGCAGCCTCTGAGAGCAGGGGCAGTGGGCCAGGTAAAGCCTGGAGTTGGGCCCTTTGACTGATGCGTAGATAACTGGCTCACTCTTAGATGTTGGccttgttgggggtggggtggtgtgggGCAGGTCCTCTGACAAGAACAGCCAGTGAGGCTCTGTGTCAGGACAGCTGGGGTGCAGGTCTCCCTGGCCCTGGGGCTCGGACCAGAGGCTGTTCAGCCCTCCCTCAGCCTCCCAAGGCTCTCACAGCCTCTAACCTCGGGACACTCTCCTCAGAAAGCAGAGGTCTTGGCACTGACCAGTCGGTGCATGTAGGGTGAGGGTGCCCGGCTTTTGGTGAGTAGCGGCCTTGAACTCTGGCTGGTTGAGCCCTGGGTCTGTGTGGAGGCCCTGCTGGGGGGCCGGGGTGGCACTGGATGCCT
This window of the Bos indicus x Bos taurus breed Angus x Brahman F1 hybrid chromosome 28, Bos_hybrid_MaternalHap_v2.0, whole genome shotgun sequence genome carries:
- the FAM241B gene encoding uncharacterized protein FAM241B — its product is MVRILANGEIVQDDDPRVRNTTQPRSSTPRQSFLNRGHGASLGGPGPRQQQAGARLGAAQSPFNDLNRQLVNMGFPQWHLGNHAVEPVTSILLLFLLMMLGVRGLLLVGLVYLVSHLSQR